One genomic segment of Paenibacillus sp. FSL H8-0332 includes these proteins:
- a CDS encoding sigma-70 family RNA polymerase sigma factor, with product MTMSGAEMKRVTAAVPLEETDWAKAVMEHSDQLYHIAYSYLGNRNDALEALQETTCRAWIKRRTLKDPSAFKTWLIRILIYVCIDEQRRRKKAVPTAAENMQQGVMQNSTDAMEMQWALSQVKVKYRHVLLLKYYNDLTLAEIAVLLGKPEGTVKTWQHKGLKQLREIMKNRGEWNGQ from the coding sequence ATGACGATGTCCGGGGCAGAGATGAAGCGGGTCACTGCCGCTGTGCCGCTTGAGGAGACGGATTGGGCCAAAGCGGTGATGGAGCATAGCGACCAGCTATACCATATTGCTTACAGTTATCTGGGCAACCGCAATGACGCACTGGAAGCGCTCCAGGAGACCACCTGCCGGGCTTGGATAAAGCGGCGAACCCTGAAGGACCCGAGCGCGTTCAAAACCTGGCTGATCCGAATATTGATCTATGTCTGTATAGATGAGCAGCGGAGAAGAAAGAAGGCGGTCCCTACGGCTGCAGAGAATATGCAGCAGGGGGTCATGCAGAATAGTACGGATGCCATGGAAATGCAATGGGCGCTCTCGCAGGTGAAGGTGAAATACCGCCATGTGCTGCTGCTCAAATATTATAATGATCTGACCCTGGCCGAGATCGCAGTCCTGCTGGGCAAGCCGGAAGGGACCGTCAAAACCTGGCAGCACAAGGGCCTGAAGCAGCTTAGGGAAATTATGAAGAACCGGGGTGAATGGAATGGACAATAG
- a CDS encoding ornithine carbamoyltransferase: protein MHFLKINQLTSEQILEIFELTDRLRLRKSVPLLAGKTMILFFPETSLRTRVSFEKGISDLGGACITFPPETLNKKEAPGDIVRYLENWGDGIIARTPDLCKLEELSAHASVPVINAMTAHNHPCEIMADLYALRTLRDNYRELTYTFVGPPGNISRTWLEAAQALNLSFHHVCTPGHEMASGNHPGYTFHTSLDSVLPESDVILTDSLPKDFLTPEYISAYQITLDRMKQTRPGALLNPCPPFFRNEEVSEEVIASPYFAGFGFKKSLIYLQQAILIYCLSH, encoded by the coding sequence ATGCATTTTTTGAAAATCAACCAGCTCACTTCAGAGCAGATCCTGGAAATCTTCGAATTAACTGACCGGCTTCGTCTCCGAAAATCAGTACCGTTGCTAGCAGGCAAAACCATGATTCTCTTCTTCCCGGAGACCAGTCTGCGGACACGGGTCAGCTTCGAGAAAGGCATCAGCGATCTGGGTGGGGCCTGCATTACCTTTCCGCCGGAAACACTCAACAAGAAAGAAGCGCCCGGCGATATCGTCCGCTATCTGGAGAACTGGGGGGATGGAATCATTGCCAGAACCCCTGACCTCTGCAAACTGGAGGAGCTGTCTGCACACGCCTCTGTTCCTGTAATTAATGCGATGACCGCACATAATCATCCCTGCGAGATTATGGCTGACCTGTATGCTCTGCGCACCCTCCGGGACAACTACCGGGAGTTGACCTACACCTTCGTTGGACCGCCCGGTAATATATCAAGAACTTGGCTGGAGGCGGCGCAAGCCCTCAATCTATCCTTCCATCATGTATGCACGCCAGGTCATGAGATGGCCAGCGGCAATCACCCGGGCTATACCTTTCATACGAGCCTGGACAGCGTGTTACCGGAGAGCGATGTGATTCTTACCGATTCATTGCCCAAGGATTTCCTGACCCCGGAGTATATCAGCGCCTATCAGATTACACTGGACCGGATGAAGCAGACAAGACCCGGGGCGCTGCTGAACCCCTGTCCTCCCTTCTTCCGCAATGAGGAGGTCAGTGAAGAGGTGATTGCTTCGCCTTATTTTGCCGGATTCGGGTTCAAGAAAAGCCTGATCTATCTTCAGCAGGCCATTCTGATCTATTGCTTATCCCATTGA
- a CDS encoding VanZ family protein: MAFPVAALFFTLPLLIVQYRRHGYINKIRALVLYLLLLYLLNAFFLVLLPLPDSRHNAAPSGSMLQFVPLQFIQDIMHNTQLTRSDPSSYLKVLGETDFLLAAFNVVLTVPFGMFLGYYFRTRWVVCIILSFALSLLFEITQITGIYGFFDHPYRIFDVDDMITNTLGGMIGFKLSLWISGLLPRIEKLDSQEDLSAKKVTYTRRALAFLLDSILLLAVTILLNLLSLRISLWAVSMVYFLSIPLFTGGRTFGKWVVRIRLRSEDGGPARPWRVWSRYGLLYGVLGGMNSLMPDSSFFVSIGTALTAVAKMVILLADLAFFIHLVQRLIKRDRPLIYEELSRTRNVISWPKRHQAAASETQDNTVNNE, encoded by the coding sequence ATGGCTTTTCCGGTTGCGGCACTGTTCTTCACCCTGCCGCTGCTGATTGTGCAATACCGCCGGCACGGCTATATCAATAAAATCCGGGCCTTAGTGCTGTATCTGCTGCTGCTGTACCTGCTTAACGCGTTCTTCCTGGTCCTGCTGCCCTTACCTGATTCCAGGCATAATGCAGCCCCCTCCGGGAGCATGCTCCAGTTCGTACCGCTGCAATTCATCCAGGATATTATGCATAACACGCAGCTTACGCGCAGTGACCCGTCAAGCTACCTGAAGGTGCTGGGGGAGACGGATTTTCTGCTGGCCGCTTTCAATGTGGTGCTGACGGTGCCCTTCGGTATGTTCCTGGGCTACTACTTCCGCACGCGCTGGGTGGTGTGCATTATCCTGTCCTTTGCGCTGTCGCTGTTGTTCGAAATCACCCAGATTACCGGCATTTACGGGTTCTTCGACCATCCCTACCGGATCTTCGATGTCGATGACATGATCACGAATACGCTGGGCGGCATGATCGGATTCAAGCTCTCCCTATGGATCTCCGGCCTGCTGCCGAGGATTGAGAAGCTTGACAGCCAAGAGGACCTTTCTGCCAAAAAAGTAACTTACACCCGCCGCGCCCTTGCTTTCCTGCTGGATTCCATCCTGCTGCTCGCGGTGACCATTCTCCTCAATCTGCTCTCACTGCGTATTTCGCTGTGGGCAGTTAGTATGGTCTATTTCCTGAGCATTCCTCTGTTCACAGGCGGACGCACCTTCGGCAAATGGGTTGTACGTATCCGGCTAAGGAGTGAAGACGGCGGCCCGGCCAGACCCTGGCGGGTATGGTCACGATACGGATTACTCTACGGTGTCTTAGGCGGAATGAACTCCCTGATGCCAGACTCCTCCTTCTTCGTCTCCATCGGCACAGCCCTGACTGCTGTTGCGAAAATGGTCATCCTATTGGCAGATTTGGCATTCTTCATTCATCTGGTACAGCGGTTGATTAAGCGCGACCGTCCACTCATCTACGAGGAGCTTAGCAGAACCCGCAATGTAATCAGCTGGCCGAAGCGGCATCAGGCAGCGGCAAGCGAGACCCAAGATAATACAGTAAACAATGAATAG
- a CDS encoding DUF4179 domain-containing protein, with protein MDNSREEQAMLSDAIRIREEVRVDCGGSEVRGAVQAGIERGRRKSWQGRLTKGSFLGLAAAAVAAIILFLIPVIHDAAPRAAEPAGEVNWGGLEMFKRLYEFDLEAPTLDTAIRHGYIQEINQSAASGNYRITLNAVTADENKIIFLYTANVAEGQEIYGISSARIKNLATGYDLESGGQIGANAETNGYDDYRIFYGRGVIYLDRSKPFPEQVEANFLIASMNEGKMKDLGKSKGVNLADVHYSPRLKISFKLDPKFKQQQTVIVQPEEDFMLEGIQVTLEQVELSPLMIRTVFKIKNESEVTWQNRQKIFGVAYGEKIQSITKHGTTEIGSSLGSGTHEGFVQNFGSNLLDKPESMNMMMKTGTGKNTGEIKLPILP; from the coding sequence ATGGACAATAGCAGAGAAGAACAGGCGATGCTGTCCGATGCGATACGTATCCGTGAGGAGGTACGGGTGGATTGCGGGGGCAGTGAGGTCAGAGGGGCGGTTCAGGCGGGAATCGAGCGCGGACGCCGGAAAAGCTGGCAAGGCAGACTCACCAAAGGTTCCTTCCTCGGATTAGCCGCAGCCGCGGTTGCTGCAATAATTCTGTTCCTCATTCCGGTCATTCATGATGCTGCACCTCGTGCTGCCGAACCTGCCGGAGAAGTGAATTGGGGCGGGCTGGAAATGTTCAAGAGGCTATATGAATTCGATTTAGAAGCGCCTACACTGGATACGGCGATCCGGCACGGCTACATTCAGGAAATTAATCAAAGCGCAGCCAGCGGGAATTACCGGATTACCTTGAATGCGGTAACGGCGGATGAGAACAAAATCATCTTTTTGTATACAGCTAATGTCGCGGAAGGACAGGAGATCTATGGAATTAGCAGTGCGAGAATCAAGAATCTGGCAACCGGATACGATCTGGAGAGCGGCGGTCAGATTGGCGCTAATGCTGAGACTAACGGTTACGACGATTATCGCATTTTCTATGGCCGGGGCGTCATCTATCTGGACCGCAGCAAGCCATTCCCGGAGCAGGTTGAAGCCAATTTCCTGATTGCCTCGATGAATGAAGGAAAAATGAAAGATCTGGGGAAGAGCAAGGGTGTGAATTTAGCCGATGTGCATTATTCCCCGAGACTCAAGATCAGCTTCAAGCTGGACCCGAAATTCAAACAGCAGCAGACGGTGATTGTCCAGCCGGAGGAGGATTTCATGCTGGAGGGCATTCAAGTGACACTGGAGCAGGTTGAGCTCTCCCCCCTGATGATCCGTACTGTATTCAAAATTAAGAACGAGTCTGAGGTTACATGGCAGAACCGGCAAAAGATATTTGGCGTGGCATACGGGGAAAAAATTCAATCGATAACGAAGCATGGGACCACCGAGATCGGGTCATCGCTGGGCTCTGGCACCCATGAAGGCTTTGTACAGAATTTCGGCAGCAATCTGCTGGATAAGCCGGAATCGATGAATATGATGATGAAGACAGGTACAGGCAAGAATACCGGGGAGATTAAATTGCCCATTCTGCCGTGA
- a CDS encoding amidase family protein codes for MNNNDFTRIPPAPDEQEWLIEADITSIQEQMAQGSLTSEVLVDWYLKRINRLDGLLRSVLEVNPEALAIAAKLDQERRDQGSRGPLHGIPVLVKDNIGTADKLHTSAGAFALADCIAAEDAELITQLRTAGAVILGKANMTEWANFMSSAMWAGYSSRGGLVLSPYGPGELFIGGSSSGSAAAVAANLVTIAVGTETSGSIISPAAHNSLVGLKPTWGLVSNKGIIPGIASQDSAGPMARTVKDAALLLNVLAGSADSSSAVLDYSAGLELHALAAKRIGIPRFYYRNLDNEALDMMESAIEVLRELGAEIIDPVELPCQDTEWKTTILQYEFKPGLNRYLGSLPESAPVHSLQELIVFNQQHGEQALKYGQGTLEWLNTSGDEITEQEYLEQLQSSRSLAGKQGIDYALEHYGLDALLFPGDHGCEVAARAGYPLITVPAGYTCSGVVAPGGYLTKGPQGITFCASAHSEAMLLGIAYSYEQATKHRRPPVLEPGSASQ; via the coding sequence ATGAACAATAACGACTTCACCCGTATACCCCCTGCTCCAGATGAGCAAGAGTGGTTAATAGAAGCAGACATCACCAGCATTCAGGAGCAAATGGCACAAGGGAGCTTAACCTCCGAGGTACTGGTAGACTGGTATTTGAAACGGATCAACCGGTTGGACGGTCTGCTCCGCTCCGTACTGGAGGTGAATCCAGAGGCTCTTGCGATTGCCGCAAAGCTCGATCAGGAACGAAGGGATCAGGGCAGCCGGGGACCGCTGCACGGAATTCCTGTACTTGTCAAAGATAACATCGGAACAGCAGATAAGCTGCACACCAGTGCAGGAGCCTTTGCGCTTGCCGATTGCATAGCAGCAGAAGACGCTGAGCTTATCACACAGCTAAGGACAGCCGGAGCAGTGATTCTGGGCAAAGCCAATATGACCGAATGGGCCAACTTCATGTCATCGGCGATGTGGGCCGGATACAGCTCGCGCGGTGGTCTTGTACTGAGCCCTTACGGCCCGGGGGAGCTGTTCATTGGCGGCTCCAGCTCGGGAAGTGCGGCGGCGGTTGCCGCTAACCTTGTCACCATCGCCGTGGGCACGGAGACCTCCGGCTCCATCATCAGCCCGGCAGCCCATAACTCCCTGGTCGGCCTTAAGCCTACCTGGGGACTGGTCAGCAACAAGGGGATTATACCGGGAATCGCCAGCCAGGACAGCGCCGGTCCGATGGCCAGAACGGTCAAGGACGCTGCACTCCTGCTTAATGTATTAGCCGGGAGTGCTGACTCTTCCTCAGCTGTACTGGATTATTCGGCAGGTCTGGAGCTTCATGCACTGGCAGCCAAGCGGATCGGAATTCCGCGATTCTATTATCGTAATTTGGATAATGAAGCATTAGATATGATGGAATCTGCCATAGAGGTCCTGAGAGAGCTGGGGGCAGAAATCATTGACCCTGTCGAGCTTCCCTGTCAGGATACTGAATGGAAGACTACGATTCTGCAATATGAATTCAAGCCAGGATTGAACCGCTATCTGGGAAGCCTGCCGGAATCGGCTCCTGTGCATTCTCTGCAAGAGCTGATAGTTTTCAACCAGCAGCATGGCGAACAGGCGCTGAAATATGGCCAAGGAACACTGGAATGGCTAAACACCTCCGGAGATGAAATTACAGAGCAGGAATACCTCGAGCAGCTGCAGTCTTCCCGTTCACTGGCCGGTAAGCAGGGAATCGATTATGCCCTGGAGCATTACGGTCTGGATGCGCTCCTGTTCCCCGGAGATCACGGATGTGAAGTAGCAGCAAGAGCGGGTTATCCGCTGATTACAGTTCCTGCCGGCTACACCTGCTCGGGTGTTGTTGCACCAGGCGGCTATCTTACCAAGGGACCGCAGGGTATCACCTTCTGTGCCTCAGCCCATAGTGAAGCTATGCTGCTAGGGATTGCGTATAGTTACGAACAAGCCACGAAGCACAGGCGACCGCCGGTGCTGGAGCCAGGCAGCGCGTCACAATAA
- a CDS encoding DUF5050 domain-containing protein, translated as MKALELLSRKTGVLLLVLLLATLGTVGGGRQSHTAAAAASAKPYVYYVSNDVLYRVTTDGSETQKIAENFDGNGLDSTGKYLYFYYDDGMGIQRLSLSDPDALITSFLGDRNILFYLFEGPYLYFLDDTGHIYRTLADADDDSQLTLIADNADVNFRAFDVSGGRIYYNALKNNTTWVASRSRDGSGVIQWIAGGAIQKSKFYHPYATSINLMIDNKPAETEYSLNSMVLYTLPLSGGAPKAANAKNPLESNAATAGSWSDHYFLFNKGIKVDATGDELDYNTGKGFLMDKNGKILQLSQNSVTSISEIAANKLVYADSKGKAYISTLANGKVTSSKPLPLTNVQDVRTVKNGTTLTTVLFTKTDAYVLNANSTLTKMAGVESDYSVITDDIPGLYYINGLDNDCLYRYSNDGKTKTKLSTGPVSYLELVSAK; from the coding sequence ATGAAGGCTTTAGAATTGCTATCCAGAAAAACAGGTGTCCTTCTGCTCGTACTGCTACTGGCAACACTCGGTACAGTTGGGGGCGGCAGACAGTCACACACGGCAGCAGCAGCAGCTTCTGCGAAACCCTATGTGTACTATGTCTCTAATGATGTTCTATACCGTGTAACGACAGATGGAAGTGAGACACAGAAGATCGCAGAGAATTTTGACGGCAACGGATTAGACTCGACCGGCAAATATCTTTATTTTTATTATGATGACGGTATGGGAATTCAGCGGCTGTCTCTGAGCGATCCCGATGCTTTAATTACCAGCTTCCTCGGGGACCGGAATATCCTCTTTTACCTGTTCGAGGGTCCCTATCTGTACTTCCTGGATGATACAGGACACATCTACCGCACCTTGGCCGACGCTGACGATGATTCACAGCTTACCCTTATCGCAGACAATGCCGATGTGAATTTCCGGGCCTTCGACGTCTCAGGCGGGCGGATCTACTATAATGCGCTGAAGAATAACACTACGTGGGTTGCTTCGAGGTCCCGCGACGGGAGTGGAGTCATTCAGTGGATAGCCGGCGGAGCAATTCAGAAGAGCAAATTTTATCATCCCTACGCTACAAGTATTAACCTTATGATTGACAATAAACCTGCCGAAACCGAGTATTCTCTGAACTCCATGGTGCTCTACACCCTGCCTCTAAGCGGTGGAGCTCCCAAAGCAGCCAATGCCAAAAATCCGCTTGAATCCAATGCTGCTACTGCCGGCAGTTGGTCCGACCATTATTTTCTGTTCAATAAAGGCATTAAAGTGGACGCCACCGGCGATGAGCTGGACTATAACACCGGCAAAGGCTTCCTGATGGATAAGAACGGGAAGATCCTGCAGCTCAGCCAGAACAGTGTGACCAGCATCAGCGAGATTGCTGCGAATAAGCTGGTATATGCAGATTCCAAAGGCAAAGCTTACATTAGCACGCTTGCTAACGGCAAAGTCACCTCCTCCAAGCCTCTTCCACTGACGAATGTTCAAGATGTCAGAACGGTTAAGAACGGAACGACGCTCACCACCGTATTGTTCACCAAGACGGATGCTTACGTCCTGAATGCCAATTCGACCCTGACCAAAATGGCTGGTGTAGAATCCGATTACTCTGTAATTACAGACGATATTCCCGGTTTGTATTATATCAACGGTCTGGATAACGACTGCCTGTACCGGTACAGCAATGACGGCAAAACCAAAACCAAGCTGTCCACTGGCCCGGTTAGCTATTTAGAACTGGTCTCTGCGAAGTAA
- a CDS encoding exodeoxyribonuclease III: MKLVSWNVNGLRACVNKGFNEYFREVDADIFCVQETKLQEGQIVLDHGEEYAQYWNYALKKGYSGTAVFTRIKPLSVRYGLEQETEDEGRIITLEFPDFYLVNVYTPNAKRDLTRLDYRMEWEDRFRAYLLKLDEHKPVVVCGDLNVAHQEIDLKNARSNRGNSGFTEEERGKMTTLLAAGFVDTFRWFYPELEGAYSWWSYMPKVREKNVGWRIDYFLASERLTPRLLDAGIECNVLGSDHCPVVLHLADTAEA, encoded by the coding sequence ATGAAGCTGGTGTCCTGGAATGTTAACGGTCTGAGGGCTTGCGTGAATAAAGGGTTTAATGAGTATTTCCGGGAGGTTGACGCAGATATCTTCTGTGTACAGGAGACGAAGCTCCAGGAGGGGCAGATTGTTCTGGACCACGGGGAGGAATATGCTCAGTACTGGAATTATGCGCTCAAAAAAGGATATTCGGGTACGGCTGTATTTACCAGAATCAAGCCGCTATCCGTACGATATGGACTGGAGCAGGAGACGGAGGATGAGGGGCGGATTATCACTCTGGAATTCCCGGATTTCTATCTGGTGAATGTGTATACGCCGAATGCCAAGCGCGATCTGACGAGGCTGGATTACCGGATGGAGTGGGAGGACCGGTTCCGCGCCTACTTGCTGAAGCTGGATGAGCATAAGCCGGTTGTCGTATGCGGGGACCTGAATGTGGCGCATCAGGAGATTGACCTGAAGAATGCAAGATCGAACCGGGGAAATTCAGGCTTCACAGAGGAAGAACGCGGCAAAATGACCACGCTGCTCGCAGCCGGCTTCGTGGATACCTTCAGATGGTTCTATCCTGAGCTGGAGGGTGCCTACAGCTGGTGGTCTTATATGCCTAAGGTCAGAGAGAAGAACGTGGGCTGGCGGATCGATTATTTTCTCGCTTCAGAGCGCTTGACCCCGCGTCTGCTGGACGCCGGAATTGAATGCAATGTCCTTGGCAGCGATCACTGTCCGGTGGTCCTTCATCTGGCGGATACGGCGGAAGCATAG
- a CDS encoding aminopeptidase, which produces MKDFEQMLEKYAELVVKVGVNVQPGQVLMVHAPLETAELTRLIVGKAYDAGAKYVLVDWDDEAVTRIRYEKAPEESFGYYPQWHADMLEGFAEEGGAILHIKVPDPELFRGIDSAKVSTAVKAAAVARKKYQAYTRNSRISWSLIKAPTRAWADKVFADLPEEERIDAMWEAVFQMNRVNSEDPVAAWRSHIGELKQSQDRMNAKRYKSLHYRAPGTDLRVELPEGHLWRGGGGENARGVYFVANMPTEEIYTMPHRTGVNGTVKSTLPLNLNGRLVDGITVTFTDGKVTAYDAESGREHLTSLLDTDEGASYLGEVALVPYDSPISRLNRVFYNTGIDENASCHFALGSAYPVNIEGGTSMTSEELISRGANVSLTHVDFMVGSDALDIDGELADGTIEPVFRKGNWVL; this is translated from the coding sequence ATGAAGGATTTTGAGCAGATGCTGGAGAAATACGCAGAGCTGGTAGTGAAGGTCGGTGTGAATGTGCAGCCGGGACAAGTGCTGATGGTTCACGCCCCGCTGGAGACAGCGGAGCTTACCCGGCTGATTGTAGGCAAGGCCTATGACGCAGGCGCGAAATACGTGCTTGTGGACTGGGACGATGAAGCGGTCACACGCATCCGTTACGAGAAGGCTCCTGAGGAATCATTCGGGTATTATCCGCAGTGGCATGCTGATATGCTGGAGGGATTCGCTGAAGAAGGCGGGGCTATATTACATATAAAGGTGCCGGACCCGGAATTGTTCCGCGGGATCGATTCGGCCAAGGTATCCACTGCCGTTAAGGCGGCTGCGGTTGCGCGCAAGAAATACCAGGCCTATACCCGCAACAGCAGAATCAGCTGGTCGCTGATCAAGGCACCGACACGTGCCTGGGCGGACAAGGTGTTCGCCGATCTGCCGGAGGAAGAACGGATTGATGCGATGTGGGAAGCGGTGTTCCAGATGAACCGTGTGAACAGCGAAGACCCGGTGGCCGCCTGGCGCAGTCACATTGGCGAGCTGAAGCAGAGCCAGGACCGCATGAACGCCAAGCGCTACAAAAGCTTGCACTACCGCGCTCCGGGCACGGATCTGCGTGTCGAGCTGCCGGAAGGCCATTTATGGCGGGGCGGCGGCGGGGAGAACGCACGCGGTGTCTATTTTGTAGCGAATATGCCTACAGAAGAGATCTACACGATGCCCCACCGCACCGGCGTGAATGGCACCGTCAAGAGTACGCTTCCGCTGAACCTGAACGGGCGGCTCGTCGACGGAATTACCGTTACCTTTACAGATGGCAAGGTTACAGCTTATGATGCTGAATCCGGCCGTGAGCACCTGACCTCCCTGCTGGATACGGATGAAGGCGCCTCCTACCTCGGAGAAGTGGCACTTGTGCCGTATGATTCGCCAATCTCCAGGCTGAACAGAGTGTTCTACAACACCGGAATTGACGAGAATGCCTCCTGCCATTTCGCGCTGGGCAGTGCCTATCCGGTGAATATTGAAGGTGGTACCTCCATGACCAGCGAGGAACTGATATCCAGAGGGGCTAACGTCAGCCTCACACATGTTGATTTCATGGTAGGCTCCGATGCGCTTGATATTGACGGAGAACTGGCTGACGGCACGATTGAGCCGGTGTTCCGTAAGGGGAATTGGGTGCTCTAG